The stretch of DNA AATAATTGTCGCAGACAAAAAAATTTAATAAAATGTAAAGGACGGATTTAAATGGGACAAAAAGTATCACCAAAAGCAAACAGATTAGGTTATATCGAAGACTGGACGTCAAAATGGTTTAATTTGCGTGAACAGCCGGCGCTGATAGAAGAGGATTACAAAATCAGGCAGTATATAAAAAATAAGCTTAGAATGGCCGGCATTTCGAAAGTTGTTATCGAACGTGTAGGGAAATACCTGAGAATTAACATATATACGGCCAGGCCTGGTATAGTTATAGGACGAAAAGGCCAGGAAATTGAAAATTTAAGGCATGATCTAGAAATAATATCTAGCAAAAAGACTTTTATTAACGTCATGGAAATAAAAGAGCCGGCTTTAGACGCGCAATTAGTGTCGGAAGCAGTTGCATTACAGCTGGAAAAAAACATTAATTATAGGCGTGCGATGAAACGCGCGATTGAGAAAACAATGTCATCCGGAGCCTTGGGAATTAAAATTATGGTTGGCGGCAGGCTAGGCGGAGCAGAAATAGCCAGGTCTGAATGGATAAGGGAAGGCCGCATACCGTTACATACATTCAGGGCTGATATTGATTACGGTTTCTCCGAAGCAATGATCAAAAAAGGAAAGATCGGCGTAAAAGCCTGGATCTTTAAAAAAGAATTTTATAGAAAAACTGATAAAGAGTTTCTTAAAGAAAAAGAAGCAAAGCTGGTCGAAAGAGACAGGATTGAAAGCCTTACGGACCAGAAACCGATTGACGACTTGATAGCCCCGGTAGAAGGAACTGAAACAGAATAATTTTGAGGTAAGAAACGATGTTAATGCCATCACGAGTAAAGTTCAGAAAACAACAAAGAGGAAGAATTAAAGGCTTGTCTACCAGAGGTTCTGAAATAGCTTTTGGTAAATACGGTTTGAAGGCCCTTGAAGGCGGTTGGGTAACTGCCAGGCAGATTGAAGCGTGCAGGTTATCTTTAGCTCGTTCATTAAAACAGGGCGGAAAGGTTTGGTTAAGAATATTCCCGGATAAACCAGTCACAAAAAAGCCTGCTGAAACCAGGCAGGGAAAAGGCAAAGGCGATCCAGATCATTGGGTAGCCGTGGTAAGGCCCGGCAGAATAATAGTTGAACTTGAAGGAATAAACGAAGCAGATGCCCGGGAAGCTATCCGTTTAGTAACTCACAAATTTTCCATAAGAACGAAATACGTTCACAGAGCAGAATAGCAAGAGGAATATACCGCATACGCTTCTAAGCGCGTGGCATGCGGAATTAAGAAGGAAGAAATGAAAACAAAACAATGGAATGAATTAAAGGATTTGACTTTACCTGAGTTGACTTTACAGCTGGACAATAAAATGTTAAAGTATTATAGAATTAAAGTCCAGCACAAATCAGCACCCTTGAAAAATCCTCTTGAAATAAGAGAAATGCGCAAAGATATAGCGCGCATGAAAACGCTTCTTAAACAGAAATTTAATAAAGCATAAAAAGGATAGCCATGGAAAATCAGCCAACAAGAAAAACAGTTACAGGAGTAGTAGTGTCCGATAAAATGGACAAAACCCGGGTGGTAAAAGTAATCCGCACGGTCCGCCATAGCAAGTATGAAAAAGTCTTGAGAATTCCGAAAAAATTTCACGCTCACGATGAAAAAAATGAAACTCATGAAGGCGATATTGTCGAAATAATTGAAACCAGGCCGCTTTCAAAACTAAAAAGATGGCGGATCGCAAAGA from Elusimicrobiota bacterium encodes:
- the rpsC gene encoding 30S ribosomal protein S3 — encoded protein: MGQKVSPKANRLGYIEDWTSKWFNLREQPALIEEDYKIRQYIKNKLRMAGISKVVIERVGKYLRINIYTARPGIVIGRKGQEIENLRHDLEIISSKKTFINVMEIKEPALDAQLVSEAVALQLEKNINYRRAMKRAIEKTMSSGALGIKIMVGGRLGGAEIARSEWIREGRIPLHTFRADIDYGFSEAMIKKGKIGVKAWIFKKEFYRKTDKEFLKEKEAKLVERDRIESLTDQKPIDDLIAPVEGTETE
- the rplP gene encoding 50S ribosomal protein L16, with protein sequence MLMPSRVKFRKQQRGRIKGLSTRGSEIAFGKYGLKALEGGWVTARQIEACRLSLARSLKQGGKVWLRIFPDKPVTKKPAETRQGKGKGDPDHWVAVVRPGRIIVELEGINEADAREAIRLVTHKFSIRTKYVHRAE
- the rpmC gene encoding 50S ribosomal protein L29, translated to MKTKQWNELKDLTLPELTLQLDNKMLKYYRIKVQHKSAPLKNPLEIREMRKDIARMKTLLKQKFNKA
- the rpsQ gene encoding 30S ribosomal protein S17, giving the protein MENQPTRKTVTGVVVSDKMDKTRVVKVIRTVRHSKYEKVLRIPKKFHAHDEKNETHEGDIVEIIETRPLSKLKRWRIAKILNTKSEGSLK